One stretch of Deltaproteobacteria bacterium DNA includes these proteins:
- a CDS encoding HEAT repeat domain-containing protein gives MILTENVAAGGGEELPEDLRIPPEMIPAILRRVDAASGREARRGAGPDSISEAMPPEMVQRVLGRLGDTLRKLSVEQQAAVLRSLDEGIADARGDGGADAADADLVRSLTGADTDDEFLDLLANMLAAEEKSGNRIRRIFEVIANERNRDGSLLPAVKERVRESVRTKNYYGQRAWEAIERLLLQRTEAAYLGQDHSHLLEKLSNIDATAQAAGEGVARADPADLSEFEEERLHLKGAGVLLELLAEEDSEGEFLELLEEIRKIIPNLISRRELPLLKTVLYTLTTVNRTASEARKPAIERVIGEVDFAHMIDLYLSPSVSKTEKGRIEEILVSFVGVSIGDCLDRLLMETDQGNRRALLSLAVRFDSEAYPAILAKLDDHHWYFVRNLCLILGRIGDSSVVPDLVRMLEHPDIRVRKETVLSLGRLRAADSVPFLGKILLHDTLLQSAREEALRIDAANAIFQSGCTRGIALLHRGAECGRTKVRDHCAALLVTLKGKK, from the coding sequence ATGATCCTCACGGAAAACGTGGCCGCGGGGGGCGGCGAGGAACTTCCCGAGGACCTCCGGATTCCTCCCGAGATGATTCCGGCCATCCTGCGCCGGGTCGACGCCGCCTCCGGCAGGGAGGCGCGCCGGGGTGCCGGTCCGGACTCCATCTCCGAGGCGATGCCGCCCGAAATGGTCCAGCGCGTCCTCGGACGCCTGGGAGACACGCTCCGCAAGCTGTCCGTGGAGCAGCAGGCCGCGGTCCTCCGGTCCCTCGACGAGGGGATCGCGGACGCGCGGGGCGACGGCGGCGCGGACGCCGCGGACGCGGATCTCGTCCGGTCGCTGACGGGCGCCGACACGGACGACGAGTTTCTCGACCTCCTGGCCAACATGCTGGCCGCGGAGGAAAAGAGCGGGAACCGGATCCGGAGGATCTTCGAGGTGATCGCGAACGAGCGGAACCGGGACGGTTCGCTCCTTCCGGCGGTCAAGGAAAGGGTACGGGAGAGCGTCCGGACGAAGAACTACTACGGCCAGCGGGCGTGGGAAGCCATCGAACGTCTCCTCTTGCAGCGGACCGAGGCGGCCTACCTCGGACAGGACCATTCCCATCTCCTGGAGAAGCTGTCGAACATCGACGCGACCGCGCAGGCGGCCGGGGAAGGCGTCGCGCGGGCCGACCCGGCGGATCTGTCCGAATTCGAGGAGGAGCGCCTCCACCTCAAGGGAGCCGGCGTCCTCCTCGAGCTGCTCGCGGAGGAGGATTCGGAGGGCGAGTTCCTGGAGCTGCTCGAGGAGATCCGGAAGATCATCCCCAACCTGATCTCGCGGAGGGAGCTCCCCCTGCTGAAGACCGTGCTCTACACGTTGACGACGGTGAACCGGACCGCGTCGGAAGCCAGAAAGCCGGCGATCGAGCGCGTCATCGGCGAGGTGGATTTCGCCCACATGATCGACCTCTACCTTTCGCCATCCGTCTCGAAGACGGAGAAGGGGCGGATCGAGGAGATCCTCGTGTCCTTCGTCGGCGTGTCGATCGGGGACTGCCTCGACCGGCTGCTGATGGAAACGGACCAGGGGAACCGCAGGGCGCTCCTTTCCCTGGCCGTCCGTTTCGATTCGGAAGCCTATCCCGCGATCCTGGCGAAGCTCGACGACCACCACTGGTATTTCGTCCGGAACCTGTGCCTCATCCTCGGCCGGATCGGCGACTCCTCCGTGGTGCCCGACCTGGTCCGGATGCTCGAGCACCCCGACATCCGCGTGCGGAAGGAGACGGTCCTGTCGCTCGGACGCCTGAGGGCCGCCGACTCGGTCCCCTTCCTCGGAAAGATCCTCCTCCACGACACCCTGCTGCAATCCGCGCGGGAGGAGGCGCTCCGGATCGACGCCGCCAACGCCATCTTCCAGTCCGGCTGCACGAGGGGGATCGCCCTGCTCCACCGCGGAGCCGAATGCGGCCGGACGAAGGTCCGGGACCATTGCGCGGCCCTCCTCGTCACGCTGAAGGGGAAAAAGTGA
- a CDS encoding HD domain-containing protein: MTDDTLFPVVSDLSLAIQAASAYPENHPRVQEILVRLHRRAQADAERLRGLNIGFFRDHIVVDESPFVEPNPTLTRLIERMREKGIEKILISEGITFGEMKRFVYFLAEGAGAASEQIWESIVYGKIDGAESAGAAALGLSPSSRPSGFMAGATEVLKDVLLSMVSERKRSSVEDGRDIVSSIMKGLRQEGMLIDRLIRLQGHDDYTVTHSLNVCILVVSQAARLGLPENRVREAGLAALLHDIGKEMTPSAILTKPSRLDLDEFDQVKRHPAVGAKLLRRIDCGTDLPMIVAFEHHIKYDRSGYPKVRTREPLHVASYMTQIADVYDALRSYRPYQPSIELERTVSIMKEGRGTEFEPRLFDNFVEILS; this comes from the coding sequence GTGACCGACGACACCCTGTTCCCGGTCGTATCGGACCTCTCGCTGGCGATCCAGGCCGCGTCGGCGTATCCCGAGAACCATCCGCGCGTGCAGGAGATCCTGGTCCGCCTGCACCGCCGCGCCCAGGCGGATGCCGAGCGGTTGCGCGGGCTGAACATCGGCTTCTTCCGCGACCACATCGTGGTGGACGAATCCCCGTTCGTGGAACCGAACCCCACGCTGACCCGGCTGATCGAGCGGATGCGGGAGAAGGGGATCGAGAAGATCCTGATCTCCGAGGGGATCACCTTCGGGGAGATGAAGCGGTTCGTCTACTTCCTCGCGGAGGGCGCCGGAGCCGCCTCCGAGCAGATCTGGGAATCGATCGTCTACGGGAAGATCGACGGGGCGGAATCGGCCGGCGCCGCCGCCCTCGGGCTTTCACCCTCCTCCCGGCCGTCCGGATTCATGGCCGGCGCGACGGAGGTGCTGAAGGACGTCCTCCTGTCGATGGTCTCCGAGCGGAAACGGTCCTCGGTCGAGGACGGCCGCGACATCGTCTCCTCGATCATGAAGGGGCTCCGTCAGGAAGGGATGCTGATCGACCGCCTGATCCGGCTGCAGGGGCACGACGACTACACCGTGACCCACTCCCTCAACGTCTGCATCCTCGTCGTTTCCCAGGCGGCCCGCCTCGGGCTTCCGGAGAACCGGGTCCGGGAGGCGGGGCTTGCGGCCCTGCTGCACGACATCGGCAAGGAGATGACCCCGTCCGCCATCCTCACCAAGCCCAGCCGGCTGGATCTGGACGAGTTCGACCAGGTGAAGCGGCACCCGGCGGTCGGGGCGAAGCTCCTCCGGAGGATCGACTGCGGGACCGACCTCCCGATGATCGTTGCGTTCGAGCACCACATCAAGTACGATCGGTCCGGCTATCCGAAGGTCCGCACCCGGGAACCGCTGCACGTCGCCTCGTACATGACGCAGATCGCCGACGTCTACGACGCGCTGCGCAGCTACCGCCCCTATCAGCCGTCCATCGAGCTCGAACGGACCGTGTCGATCATGAAAGAGGGCCGCGGCACCGAATTCGAACCCCGCCTGTTCGACAATTTCGTCGAGATCCTTTCCTGA